A genome region from Panthera uncia isolate 11264 chromosome A3 unlocalized genomic scaffold, Puncia_PCG_1.0 HiC_scaffold_11, whole genome shotgun sequence includes the following:
- the LIME1 gene encoding lck-interacting transmembrane adapter 1 isoform X1: MWGDVGRCAGRKWVGSSAEVCTRAPLKVPKPLGLLQPGPRRSYRAQGLGLAVASQDGATGALGPSCPLGPRVPCLVPLAVDTVHSLPQSLLRQHHLCSLSKSDTRLHELHRGPKSCRAPRPASVDILHPRWLEVPRGTSRPLTAFSHRELPRATPATTLPSICPEATYSNVGLAARPVVWAGARLTSSHARPGPEAGPRVAEYACIQKLEGTDQGPQSLRQWKAEVTPAVQVDILYSRVKKPKKRDLGPATDQLDPKGRGEIPALGSDQAYETLPLRGLGMDDGLPDNVYETIQEMGAPEHPEPSGCSY; encoded by the exons ATGTGGGGAGATGTGGGGAGATGCGCTggcaggaagtgggtggggagcTCCGCTGAGGTCTGCACAAGGGCACCTCTGAAGGTGCCCAAGCCGTTGGGCCTGCTCCAGCCGGGGCCGAGGAGGAGCTACCGTGCGCAGGGTCTTG GCCTAGCTGTGGCTTCACAGGATGGGGCCACAGGTGCCCTCGGCCCCTCCTGTCCTCTGGGTCCTAGGGTGCCTTGCCTTGTTCCTCTGGCTGTGGACACTGTGCACAGCCTGCCACAG TCACTGCTGAGACAACACCACCTCTGCTCCCTCAGCAAGTCGGACACCAGACTGCATGAGCTGCACCGGGGGCCAAAAAGCTGCAGGG CCCCTCGGCCTGCCAGCGTGGATATCCTGCACCCGCGATGGCTGGAAGTGCCCAGAGGCACCAGCAGACCTCTGACAGCCTTCTCACACCGGGAACTGCCCCGGGCGACGCCTGCTACCACCTTGCCCTCCATCTGCCCCGAGGCCACCTATTCCAATGTGGGGCTGGCTGCCCGCCCTGTGGTGTGGGCAGGGGCACGGCTGACCAGCAGCCATGCCAGGCCCGGGCCTGAGGCCGGACCCAGGGTGGCTGAGTATGCCTGTATCCAGAAGCTCGAGGGAACAGATCAAGGCCCCCAAAGCCTCAGGCAGTGGAAGGCCGAGGTGACCCCAGCTGTTCAG GTGGACATCCTGTACTCCAGGGTTAAGAAGCCTAAAAAGAGGGACCTAGGACCTGCCACAGATCAGCTGGACCCCAAGGGCAGAGGAGAAATTCCGGCTCTGGGAAGTGACCAGGCCTACGAGACCCTCCCACTCAGGGGCCTAGGCATGGATGATGGCCTCCCAGACAATGTGTACGAGACTATCCAGGAGATGGGGGCCCCTGAGCACCCGGAGCCCTCTGGCTGTAGCTATTAG
- the LIME1 gene encoding lck-interacting transmembrane adapter 1 isoform X2, with the protein MGPQVPSAPPVLWVLGCLALFLWLWTLCTACHRKRVQRSRAGPQGCVMPVEVSLLRQHHLCSLSKSDTRLHELHRGPKSCRAPRPASVDILHPRWLEVPRGTSRPLTAFSHRELPRATPATTLPSICPEATYSNVGLAARPVVWAGARLTSSHARPGPEAGPRVAEYACIQKLEGTDQGPQSLRQWKAEVTPAVQVDILYSRVKKPKKRDLGPATDQLDPKGRGEIPALGSDQAYETLPLRGLGMDDGLPDNVYETIQEMGAPEHPEPSGCSY; encoded by the exons ATGGGGCCACAGGTGCCCTCGGCCCCTCCTGTCCTCTGGGTCCTAGGGTGCCTTGCCTTGTTCCTCTGGCTGTGGACACTGTGCACAGCCTGCCACAG GAAGCGGGTGCAGAGGTCGCGGGCCGGGCCCCAGGGCTGTGTGATGCCAGTGGAAGTG TCACTGCTGAGACAACACCACCTCTGCTCCCTCAGCAAGTCGGACACCAGACTGCATGAGCTGCACCGGGGGCCAAAAAGCTGCAGGG CCCCTCGGCCTGCCAGCGTGGATATCCTGCACCCGCGATGGCTGGAAGTGCCCAGAGGCACCAGCAGACCTCTGACAGCCTTCTCACACCGGGAACTGCCCCGGGCGACGCCTGCTACCACCTTGCCCTCCATCTGCCCCGAGGCCACCTATTCCAATGTGGGGCTGGCTGCCCGCCCTGTGGTGTGGGCAGGGGCACGGCTGACCAGCAGCCATGCCAGGCCCGGGCCTGAGGCCGGACCCAGGGTGGCTGAGTATGCCTGTATCCAGAAGCTCGAGGGAACAGATCAAGGCCCCCAAAGCCTCAGGCAGTGGAAGGCCGAGGTGACCCCAGCTGTTCAG GTGGACATCCTGTACTCCAGGGTTAAGAAGCCTAAAAAGAGGGACCTAGGACCTGCCACAGATCAGCTGGACCCCAAGGGCAGAGGAGAAATTCCGGCTCTGGGAAGTGACCAGGCCTACGAGACCCTCCCACTCAGGGGCCTAGGCATGGATGATGGCCTCCCAGACAATGTGTACGAGACTATCCAGGAGATGGGGGCCCCTGAGCACCCGGAGCCCTCTGGCTGTAGCTATTAG